Part of the Spirochaeta isovalerica genome, AGCCCGTACTGAAAGCCCAGCTTCATGGAGACGGATATCTTGTTCTCACTTCCGAAGCTTCGGAAGGTCGAGGGCTTATGCTGGATAGGACTTCCTGGTTGTTTGAAGGGGAAGGTGATAGTCAGAGTCTTTCTCTAAATACAAAAGAAGGAACTATGAGTTCAACTACAGTAATTGATGATAACTCAGTTAAGTTTAGTGCTAGTGTTGGATTTGGTCCTGTTTCTGCCTCAAGTTCATTTGTCCTAGGCGATGTAACTAACACAACGACTAATGATTATTCAGATTTTATAGATAAAAACGAATCCTTCTCCACCTCCAACAGCCATACCGGAGCAACATGCCGACGGTATGTCGGAGATCAGAAACGCATAGTCGTAACCATGTTCGTCTATCGAATGTCACCGGACGGCGGTATGACGGGAGAATCCATAACGGTCAATGTGGACTGTGATGAAGCAAGATCCGGAGTTTCATATGAATAGGAATAGAATGATGAACAGAAAAATTATTTTTACAGCCTTATTCCTCATGGCGGGATCATTGATTTTTGCCCAGCAGGATAGCCGGTACGATGCGGGAAAAAACCTCCCATTTAATCAGAAAGCCGGGAATGTCGATCCCCAGACCGGTAATGTGACAGTACAAGTCACTGACCTCTCTTTGCCCGGAAGGGCGGGGATGGATTTCTCTTTTGGAAGGATCTGGAAAACAAACCAGTCCAATATCTTCTCCATGTCGCGCAATCCAGTGGACGGCAGTAACAGGCTCACCTCCCACACTATCGAAGAAGTCAACAATATGGGTGCGGGCTGGGCGACCAGTCTTCCCTATATCCTCTCGGACGATAGTTCCGGCGATAGAATTATCAGTCTGTTTTTCGGAGGTGGAGCGTACGAAATCGATCAGACCGGCGTAAAGGTTCGCAACTTAAACAAATCGAACATTCTGTGGTACGATCTTCTGGACAAAAGAATTTATGAAGATTCTTCAAAAGCCTATACAGACGGACCAGTTGCTGTTTCTTCGCTGTCATCTTTTGGAGTGGCCGATAACGATTCCGAGAGGAACAAATACGAACTTATTTTAAAAGACAACAGCCGTTATCTCTTCCGACCCGACGGAAAGCTAATGACGCACATCGATAAAAGCGGACTGAATGAGATTTGGTATTACTACGATTCCGCGGACAGACTCAGCGTTGTTGTGGATACAATTGGCCGCATCATCCGGTTTTCCTACGATGGTGATTCAAACCTGGAAAAAATAGAGTGGGATGTCATTTCACATGAAATCGGCGAAGACGGTTCCAGAAAAACTGAAACTGAAACCAGATCAATAACTTACAGTTACCAACCGGCATCCAATTACTCCAATGTCTCCTCATTGGTCGGGCTGGTAAGTGATTATAATCCTTCTTATGCACTCACATCGGTAAAGGATGCCATGGGGCATGAGACCAGGTATGAATACACAGATGTCAAAGCCTCATTCAGCTATGAAAGTCACCTCTCTCATTGGCAGAATGCTTCTCTGCTTCTAACGGGTATCAGAAATTTTGTCGATGGAGCCGATCTGGCCCTTAGTGAAAAACGCTATGAATACGCCGTTCCCGCAAAAGGAATGTACACAAAATACTTCTGGGGCGGATACATGGAGTATTACAAGGTCAGCCGTCAGTGGAATATCGACCGCGAGGGAAGAGAGGTCGGAAACACTACGTACATCTACCACGACAACAATGAGGCGGGTAACTTCAACTGTTACACTACACTTGTCGAAACAGGCGGCGTTCGGCAGACCTATCTCTACACAATCAGTTCCGATCCCTCTCAGAATGATGTTCTTGATACTCTGACAACGGAAACAGGCGACGGTTATGTGGAGCAGACAGATTATGTCTACAACTCGGACAGAGTTAAAACACTTGAAGAAACATACCGCATGGGCCAGTTTGCCTTTAGTCAGAAATATCTCTATGACCTTAAAGGAAACCTTAAGGAGCATACCGATAAAATGGGTCTGGTTACTGTTAAGCAATACGATGATAAGTACAGCATCCCCGTTCGAGAAACACGGCTGTTCCAGTCGGCCGGAGAAGACAAAGAATATGATCTGGAAAGAGTTCTCACTCCTTTGGGGCAAGTAGAAAAGGAAATCCTCTATATCGACGATGAAGGCATAACCCGAGGATTAGTTACTTCTTATGATTACGATTCATTTGGCAATGTCATCAGCGTTACCGATCCGGGGGGCATTGTTTCTCATACTGTCTATGATAGCGCCGTAAATGCCTGGCCAGTCAGATCCTGGCAGATCGTGAGCGAAGAAAACTATCTCACACGGGCCGATGCCGACTTCTGGTTCAATCTTCCCGACACGACGAACCAAATCAAACTTAGCAGCTGGCGGGTCTTCAACTCCGATGGTTCCCCATGGCTTGAAGTCGATGCCGAAGGTTTTGCGGTGGAGCATTATTACGATGACCTGGGTTCTGAAATCACCACTATTTATCCCGATGAGAATGATGTTTTACTCGCAGGAAGTGACTTTGATGATATATCCACCCATGTTTCGTGGTCAGCCTTCCTGACAAGCCGGGAAAATAATCCCGGAGTGAGGCAGCAGATCAATTATGAAAATGCCTACGTTAAAACACTAACTGATTTTGAATACGATGATGCCGGTCATAGCTGGAGCACGCTTTCTACGGCCGTTCAGCAGGACGGCCTGGGCAATGTGGTAAAAGAGATCACCTACGGAGCCGGAGGTTTTGTACATGCTGTTAAAACCATGACATACGACCTCTACGGGCGAATGGTGGCTCTGACGGATCCCGATGCGGGAACTACTTCCAGTTCCATCTGGGTCAATGATGTAAAGGTTAACAGGTTCGATAAAACCTGGCTGGTAAAATACGACGATCTGGGACGAACAATAAAGGTTCTCTATCCCGATACGGGAAGCGGAAGCAAGATTAAATTGATCCGATACAATGACAGGGAAAACTCCATAATGACCACCGATCCTGAAGGTTCCGATGTTTATGAGCGAATGGATTGGAATGGCAATGTGGTTGAACGCATCGCGTATGGAAACTCATCAACCGTTTCTACAGAGAGACAGACTTACACCTTCGAGTATGACCAGCTGAACCGGATGACAAAATCAACCGATCCCGAAGGGCAGGAAACCGGATATCGCTTTGATGAGAGAAACCTGCTGATTCGTCAGATTTACGGAAACGGCAGTGATTACATGATCTATAACGACAGAGGACTTTTAATATCCAAAACAGATAGAAAAGGTCAGATAATTGCGTTCTCTTATGATGAAGCGGGAAGAAATACCCGAACCGAATACTACAAATCTGGAGCTGTAACTCCAGATGATACGGAATATCGCCTCTATGATAAACGTGGCAATGTTATCCGCGTAGAGAACAAGACTTTGATTGAACAATGTGAGTTTGACGGAGCAGGCCGACTAGCCTCCCTTAACCGCAGATTGAAAGACATTCTCCATAGAAACTCAATAGCAACGGTTTACGGCGGATCAGTCGCAGACCAGGTTTTCTCCTTCGATTACGGTTATACGGCTAGCGGACTGCTGCGACAGATGACGTATCCCGACGGATCGGTACACGACTTCTCCTATGATCAATACCTTGGGTATCTATCATCGATTGGTGAGGGTAGCGATGAAGCTGCCATAGCTCCTTTTGTCACCGATCTTAAATACAACAAAAGCGGTGTTGTTACGGAAATGGCTTATTCAAACGGCACAACTCAGCTCTGGGACTTTGACAACCGGAAACGGATAGAGCGGATACGGATAGGTATGACAGATACTCCCGGGAGATATATAGAAGATTTGAACTATCAGATTGACGGCTCGGGAAATATAAAGGCTATTAATGATAATAAGTACGGATACGATGGATTTCATAGAATTGCAACGGCTGATACCAAATTGCCGGAGATTCCCGATGCCCGGGCCATTGTAGAAGAGCATTTTGGCACCTACAACGGGGGAGATCCTGTCGAGGGGAGAGTCTACGATGCCGCGGCGGATCTGTATCCCAATGGAACGGCTGACGGAAGGGTAAACGGAGAGGATTACCTTCAGGCTCTTATCGATCTGGAAGGGGCGACCGCTGAAGGAGATCTGCCATTTGACAGGGAAAGTTTTGCCTATGACCGCAATGGGAACAGGACTAAGATTGTACAGAATGGAGATGAGTATTTCTATTCCTATGGTGAGAGAAATCGACTCGAGAAGATTGACGTGAAAAGAGAAGGGGAACTTTCCCGGACACTTTATGCCCAATATGCCTATGACGAGAACGGTAATACAACTTCACGAACCATCTATGGACAGGATGGAATTGAGACAGTAGTATTTGAATACGATGTACTCAATCGCCTGATAAAGACTACCAGAGGTTCTGAGTATACTGAGTATACTTATGATAATGCGGGGAATCGCGTCGTTAAGGTTTCTTCCGACGGTTCTTTAACCCTGTATTTAAGACATGGTACAATTGCAGTGGCGATGGATATGGAAGTTAATGGAGACCAGACCGATGAAAAAGGCAGCATTAATCGCTATGTACTTTCCGGGGATTTAGTCGCCGGTCGAGTCACGACTACAGTAAATGCAGATAATTCTACAGATACTGAGAAGAACTTTTACCATCTTGATCATTTGAATTCGACCAAGGTTGTGACTGATGAATCCGGTGAAGTTGTGGTGAACTATACATACCGGGCTTTTGGGGAGCAGCTGAAGAGATTGGATTCGGCAAATAATCCGACGGAAGATTTGGGTAAATATTCATATGGTGGTAAAGAGCTGGATGAGGATATAAACCTATATTACTTCAATGCAAGGTTTTATGATGCGACGACCGGACGGTTTATCAATGTGGATCCGGTGCAGGACGGCACAAACTGGTATGCATATGTAAACAATGATCCTTTAAACCGTATCGATCCGACTGGTTTAGAGAGTGCTGATGCCGCTTATAGTTGGGTTAAAAGCTTCGAAGATGCACCAGATTTTAAAGAACCTGTTGATGCTCCAGTTACTTCAAAAGCTGGACCTAGAGAACCTCTTAATACATCACAAGGTGAGTCCTCTCCTATCCATAAAGGCTGGGATTATGCCCCAACGAATGGAGAAACTCAAACATACGGAGCTTCTGCAGATGGAAAAATCCTTGTAACCGATTCGAGGAAAGATATCGGGAGTTATACAGTTCTTGATCATGGGAATGGATGGCAGTCACACTATTATCATGATGATGTACCTTCTCTGTATCGGGATAATGAACCAATCGAGTCTGGACAAATGATTGGAGGTATGGGCCAATCAGGAAAAGCCACAGGTCCTCATCTCCATTTTGAAATCAGAAAAGACGGTGAGAGTATTGATCCCGCAGTATTTTTTAACAGAAAGGAGGTTATGACAGGATGCCAAGATTAAATAAAAAGCATGTGATTCTTTTAATCTTAGTTTTAAACTCGATAGTTTTGTACGCTGGAGATCCGGGCTACATGCCTCTGGCAAAAGAAGATTTTGCATTTAAGAAATCTGGATCTAGTCTCTTTCTAAACCAGAATATTGAAGAAGTTATTGGATTTTTAGGCGATGGTTACAGCGAAGAAATAATAAAGAGCAAATCCAATGAAAAATGGGACTTCATTATTTTAAACTATGAGAATATCCAAGTTTCATATACACGCGGATGGAAGAGTGTTGATCGAATAATCATTAGCGATGATAGTTCTTTCGAAACAGCAAGAGGGATAAAAATAGGGTCGACCATTGAGGATGTCCGAAAACTATACAAAGATATTTTGTTTAGTAACTATGACAATAAACTCATTGTGTTCTATGAATGGTTTGATGATATGGGGATTATTTCAACGAATTATTACATTTCATTCACCTATTCAGACGACTCTGTTGTTGAGCGCATTGAAATAGGAACAGCAGTAGACTAATCACTCTTAAAAACAGACAAATGGAAAAAATTCTCATCCCAATTAGGGATGGGGATTTTTTTTGTCTGCTCTGGTGAGTTTTCCGGGATTCTGTCGACGTGACCGGATTGGGAAAGCCCCACTCTGAGCCCCGAAGTGAACAGAAGAAATTCTGATTACCCAAAGGTTGAACTGACAGTCAAGCGACGGCTTTGGCGGTTTCAAGAACCTGAATGTACAACCGGCGAACCGCAGGGCTGTGGGAGGCTGAATTTCAGGGCAGCTTTCGATAAGACAGTCTTATCGGACGCTGGCCGGTCCGGCGGTTCCGTATGATGTGATCTGTTTAACAAAATCAATTTACTGAGTTTTCGACCAGATCCGGAGGAATTCAGCCGGAACAGCTTCGGGGCGGTGGCTGCGATGATCGTGGCCGAACCCCGATTATGATTTTGTCATAACAAAGACGCTGAACCAGACACCGGAATCGTCGCTTTGGCTCCTCATCCGGTGCAGGTTAGCTCCCGGTTATGATTTTTATCTATGATGTCCCGGAAAATCTCAATAAATCCCGTATTACAACCATAAATTCTGATGTTCGATGTTAAATCAATCTTCGTTTCTTATATTTTATTCGTTGTTTTCGTTGGCGTTTATTGAAAATGAACAGATCGCGGAAAAAAACATGTAGTTTCATTACAAAAAACACGACCCAAAGCATTCCTGCAAAAACTCCGATCAGTGCGGCAGAGTAGCCCAGAATGCCCTTTATCAGAAATTTCCCTATCACAATAGCTATGGCTACTATCGCGTATCCTATCGATGACAGGGCCAATCTTGCTTGTATTTTATTCCACAAATGGACGTTTTTCTCATTGCATGACAGCTTCCACATTTCAGAGAGAAGATGATATGAGACACCGCCCCCGAATGTCAGAATTGAGAAGAACAGGTAATTGTAGAAGAGACTTTTTTCTTTGGCCAACGCAAGAGAAAAGTACCAGAGAAAAAGGCTTGAGACCAGAAAGAACAGAGACATGACCATTCTCTTTCTGAGTTGAAACGATGACGTTTTGGATTTCACTTTACTTCTTCTGGCAATCATGAGGTTATTCCCCGGAAGAATTTGAAGAATCCATTCCGGCACCCTTCAAAGCGTTATCAATAGTCTTTAGAAGCGCTTTCTGATCGAAAGGGGGCAATGATTCAATTTTCCTCATTCTCTGGCTTATTTTCAGGCTTACCGGTGAGGCATCTTCTACCGGGGAAATTCCGAGGATTGTATCTGATGACACTTCAAGAGCTTGGGAAAGCCTGATAATCATCTCGGCATTGAGACGGACACGGCCTGTTTCGTAATCAGATATTAACTTCTGTGTAATTCCGATCTGAGCGGCTAATTGAACCTGTGTCAGGCCTTTTTGTTTTCGATACCGGGTAATATTCTCTCCGATGTCGATGTCTTCCTGTGAAAGTGGCGGTAGTTTG contains:
- a CDS encoding helix-turn-helix domain-containing protein, whose product is MPRPLKNKLPPLSQEDIDIGENITRYRKQKGLTQVQLAAQIGITQKLISDYETGRVRLNAEMIIRLSQALEVSSDTILGISPVEDASPVSLKISQRMRKIESLPPFDQKALLKTIDNALKGAGMDSSNSSGE
- a CDS encoding peptidoglycan DD-metalloendopeptidase family protein, with product MNRNRMMNRKIIFTALFLMAGSLIFAQQDSRYDAGKNLPFNQKAGNVDPQTGNVTVQVTDLSLPGRAGMDFSFGRIWKTNQSNIFSMSRNPVDGSNRLTSHTIEEVNNMGAGWATSLPYILSDDSSGDRIISLFFGGGAYEIDQTGVKVRNLNKSNILWYDLLDKRIYEDSSKAYTDGPVAVSSLSSFGVADNDSERNKYELILKDNSRYLFRPDGKLMTHIDKSGLNEIWYYYDSADRLSVVVDTIGRIIRFSYDGDSNLEKIEWDVISHEIGEDGSRKTETETRSITYSYQPASNYSNVSSLVGLVSDYNPSYALTSVKDAMGHETRYEYTDVKASFSYESHLSHWQNASLLLTGIRNFVDGADLALSEKRYEYAVPAKGMYTKYFWGGYMEYYKVSRQWNIDREGREVGNTTYIYHDNNEAGNFNCYTTLVETGGVRQTYLYTISSDPSQNDVLDTLTTETGDGYVEQTDYVYNSDRVKTLEETYRMGQFAFSQKYLYDLKGNLKEHTDKMGLVTVKQYDDKYSIPVRETRLFQSAGEDKEYDLERVLTPLGQVEKEILYIDDEGITRGLVTSYDYDSFGNVISVTDPGGIVSHTVYDSAVNAWPVRSWQIVSEENYLTRADADFWFNLPDTTNQIKLSSWRVFNSDGSPWLEVDAEGFAVEHYYDDLGSEITTIYPDENDVLLAGSDFDDISTHVSWSAFLTSRENNPGVRQQINYENAYVKTLTDFEYDDAGHSWSTLSTAVQQDGLGNVVKEITYGAGGFVHAVKTMTYDLYGRMVALTDPDAGTTSSSIWVNDVKVNRFDKTWLVKYDDLGRTIKVLYPDTGSGSKIKLIRYNDRENSIMTTDPEGSDVYERMDWNGNVVERIAYGNSSTVSTERQTYTFEYDQLNRMTKSTDPEGQETGYRFDERNLLIRQIYGNGSDYMIYNDRGLLISKTDRKGQIIAFSYDEAGRNTRTEYYKSGAVTPDDTEYRLYDKRGNVIRVENKTLIEQCEFDGAGRLASLNRRLKDILHRNSIATVYGGSVADQVFSFDYGYTASGLLRQMTYPDGSVHDFSYDQYLGYLSSIGEGSDEAAIAPFVTDLKYNKSGVVTEMAYSNGTTQLWDFDNRKRIERIRIGMTDTPGRYIEDLNYQIDGSGNIKAINDNKYGYDGFHRIATADTKLPEIPDARAIVEEHFGTYNGGDPVEGRVYDAAADLYPNGTADGRVNGEDYLQALIDLEGATAEGDLPFDRESFAYDRNGNRTKIVQNGDEYFYSYGERNRLEKIDVKREGELSRTLYAQYAYDENGNTTSRTIYGQDGIETVVFEYDVLNRLIKTTRGSEYTEYTYDNAGNRVVKVSSDGSLTLYLRHGTIAVAMDMEVNGDQTDEKGSINRYVLSGDLVAGRVTTTVNADNSTDTEKNFYHLDHLNSTKVVTDESGEVVVNYTYRAFGEQLKRLDSANNPTEDLGKYSYGGKELDEDINLYYFNARFYDATTGRFINVDPVQDGTNWYAYVNNDPLNRIDPTGLESADAAYSWVKSFEDAPDFKEPVDAPVTSKAGPREPLNTSQGESSPIHKGWDYAPTNGETQTYGASADGKILVTDSRKDIGSYTVLDHGNGWQSHYYHDDVPSLYRDNEPIESGQMIGGMGQSGKATGPHLHFEIRKDGESIDPAVFFNRKEVMTGCQD